From Rhea pennata isolate bPtePen1 chromosome 26, bPtePen1.pri, whole genome shotgun sequence, the proteins below share one genomic window:
- the VAT1 gene encoding synaptic vesicle membrane protein VAT-1 homolog — protein sequence MSAPPPPTEPASAPAAAAPAEPATAPATAPGPEPPAGGGDAAAAEHRALVLTGFGGYEKVKVQARRGGGPRPGELSVRVRACGLNFADLLARQGLYERQPPPPSCPGMECAGTVCALGDGVRGRQVGDRVMVLARSGLWQEVVNVPANQTWLMPEGMSFEEGAAFPVNYITAYMILFDFGNLRPNQSVLIHMAAGGVGTAAIQLCKTIENVTIFGTASASKHDALRESGVAHPIDYRTMDYVEEVRKISPKGVDIVMDPLGGSDTSKAFHLLKPMGKLITYGVSNLVTGQKKNLMAMAKTWWNQFSINALQLLHHNKAVCGYDLGNLDQENELLGGVIAKLINLYNQGKIKPKIDSVWPFEQVVDAMRQMQEKKNVGKVILVPEVPKEESKKEEN from the exons atgtccgccccgccgccccccaccgAGCCGGCctcggcccccgccgccgccgcccccgccgagCCGGCCACGGCCCCCGCCACGGCCCCCGGCCCTgagccgccggcgggcggcggggacgcggcggcggccgagcaCCGCGCCCTGGTGCTGACGGGCTTCGGCGGCTACGAGAAGGTGAAGGTgcaggcgcggcgcggcggcggcccgcggcccggcgAGCTCTCGGTGCGCGTCCGCGCCTGCGGCCTCAACTTCGCCGACCTGCTGGCGCGGCAGGGGCTGTACgagcggcagccgccgccgccctcctgcCCCGGGATGGAGTGCGCCGGCACCGTGTGCGCCCTGGGCGACGGCGTCCGCGGCCGGCAG GTCGGTGATAGGGTGATGGTACTGGCTAGGTCAGGGCTCTGGCAAGAAGTCGTGAATGTGCCAGCTAATCAGACCTGGTTGATGCCCGAGGGAATGAGCTTCGAggaaggagctgcttttcctgtcAACTACATTACTGCCTACATGATCCTCTTTGACTTTGGAAACCTGAGACCCAACCAGAGTGTCCTCATCCACATGGCTGCAG GTGGTGTAGGAACTGCTGCTATTCAGCTGTGCAAGACAATAGAAAATGTCACCATTTTTGGCACAGCATCTGCCTCCAAGCATGATGCACTCAGGGAGAGTGGCGTTGCTCACCCCATTGACTACAGAACGATGGATTATGTAGAAGAGGTCCGGAAAATCTCTCCCAAAG GTGTTGACATTGTCATGGACCCTCTGGGAGGATCTGATACATCCAAAGCTTTTCACCTCTTGAAGCCAATGGGCAAACTCATAACTTACG gagTGTCAAACCTGGTTACTGGGCAGAAGAAGAACCTCATGGCTATGGCTAAAACCTGGTGGAACCAGTTCAGCATCAATGCCTTGCAGCTCCTACACCATAATAAGGCTGTGTGTGGCTATGACCTTGGAAACTTGGATCAAGAGAATGAGCTTCTTGGAGGTGTTATAGCCAAGCTGATTAACCTGTACAACCAAGGCAAGATCAAGCCCAAGATAGACTCTGTATGGCCCTTTGAACAG GTGGTAGATGCCATGAGGCAGATGCAAGAGAAGAAGAATGTTGGGAAGGTCATCCTAGTTCCTGAAGTACCAAAGGAAGAATCCAAGAAAGAAGAGAACTAA